In Rutidosis leptorrhynchoides isolate AG116_Rl617_1_P2 chromosome 6, CSIRO_AGI_Rlap_v1, whole genome shotgun sequence, the DNA window TTTACTcaggtaaaataaaaataaaataaataataaaaaaagaaaagtAGATTCGTACAACCTTTAATTTGGATGGCTAACAAATTTTAATCTTATCTGGGATATAGATTCCAATTAGGTCGACAATTTATACAGAATGGATAGCGATTTGTTTAACTGATTTTGTAATTACAGGAATTTAACAAGAAATTAATAATAACGgtgtttaataatactaataacaattacctttataatatttatattaatttcctAATATATATCACTATATACAGCGTACATATATATCTCTGTATATATctatatcattttatttttattttttatatccaCATTTGTATATCTTTTAAATTTATTTCTAAAGATAAATcttaaatacaacaataataataatacaaataataataataataataataataataataataataataataataataataataataaaattgataatgatattaactattaaatggtaataataatattactgataataataagagaTTGTATGAATTTTCTAGTAATAAatgctataataataatattgataaataatcattaataataactaaatttgTAATATTacccctaatcataataatatgaataataataatattactaatagtaataacaattgtataataaatcaattgtatcaaatttcatatttatgataatattaataatattgatattaacattaatgttaataaccatattttaacttgtattatatattattaattatgtaatatcatatattatacaatgacttttattaaatatctattatctataaattacaaaatacatataatattaattatacatagaataaatatatagcttcattttaaattacgcttaattattttgtactttattttacatatttaattcaaatgcttaacttatattttataatttcaaattaatatctatatacttacatttatgtatatacatatttatttacaacaattgttcatgaatcgtcgggtatagtcaaagggtgattgaatatatgaaacagttcaaaaattttgagactcaaccttacagcctttgcttatcgtatcaaaaatattaaatcgtatcgagagtttggtttatatttggtcggaagttttcgggtcgtcacaaagaataaggcttgtatttatagtggtggaggtggtgctTTGTGTCTCCAAAACCGTAGGCTAAGGGAGGACAatggggacaactttttgctttttgcatggtggtggtctaaaggtggtgcttgttgttgggatcccatgcaacatgtgtagtaatggttaacaaaaatgctagtatgttggctcacctaaatgggtttttgtcttacattttaatgggtcataattccattaaaattgggctaacttaaaagtccattagctagagtagggtgggctaagtccattaaggtaaaaagtccattaagactaactagtgtgcattagtaaattactaagcgtaattaagcaaccaataagccaagtaattgtcattagaaaataacaattagtattacgtagtcataatatttcaattatgacaaaagtttaacgtgtacaaagtacatagctcgttttaaacgtcaagtgacactaacggtcataaatgcattcgaggatcaaggtaagtgattaaacacttaattgtacgttgtaagatattaacgaaagtaattaatcctgaataaagatcccagagcataaactagctcagtacgcacatatacgcaaattcgtgaaagtatagagcacaaaaatataagtcgaaaaagtcgggtcgttacaacagcCGCGCTACGTCAGCTAGCATACGGTTATACACCGGATGTGTTTGATGAGTATCTTCAAATGTCTGAACGAGTTGGTCGGGAATCTCTACACAACTTTTGTAGGTGCATTATTGATTTGTATGCTAACGTGTACCTAAGAGAGCCTACTTTGCACGACATTCACCGTTTGTATGAAGGTCATGAAAGGATTCATGGTTTTCCAGGCATGTTGGGTAGTATAGATTGTATGCACTGGGCATGGGCAAAATGTCCGGTTGCGTGGAGAGGACAGTTTATGCAAGGCGATCACAGTCACCCAACTATTATGCTTGAAGTGGTCGCCTCGTATGATAATTGGATTTGGCATGCGTATTTTGGTGTAGCGGGTTCAAACAACGATATTAATGTGCTAAACACTAGTGACTTGTTCAACTCAATGCTAAATGAGGAAATGCCCGACGTTCCTTATCAAATAAACGGGGTTCATTACAGAAGAGGGTATTATTTAGCTGACGGTATTTACCCAACATGGGCGGCGGCGTTTG includes these proteins:
- the LOC139853406 gene encoding uncharacterized protein; the encoded protein is MSERVGRESLHNFCRCIIDLYANVYLREPTLHDIHRLYEGHERIHGFPGMLGSIDCMHWAWAKCPVAWRGQFMQGDHSHPTIMLEVVASYDNWIWHAYFGVAGSNNDINVLNTSDLFNSMLNEEMPDVPYQINGVHYRRGYYLADGIYPTWAAAFVKGFSSAVDEKRTYFTKKQASARKDVERTFGILQGRWHILQQPARAY